A genomic stretch from Candidatus Neomarinimicrobiota bacterium includes:
- a CDS encoding isoprenylcysteine carboxylmethyltransferase family protein — protein MGVEPIAVAVTIAIWALLLYLQRSLPLPVMRLSPGWRWGLSLLFLADGLGTLLWSAFTLAKANRGNKLADTGPYALVRHPMYGTVLWSGTAVVAFAFHSWLVLPGVVPLHLCWIWLVQHEEQELIRRFGAAYIQYAQETGQFLPRLTSLKKVAQGTDDLES, from the coding sequence GTGGGCGTCGAACCCATCGCCGTTGCAGTGACCATCGCCATCTGGGCACTGCTCCTATATCTGCAACGCAGCCTGCCGCTACCCGTCATGCGCCTTTCACCAGGATGGCGATGGGGCCTGAGCCTGCTCTTCCTGGCAGACGGTCTGGGCACTTTGCTCTGGAGTGCTTTCACCCTAGCCAAGGCCAATCGGGGAAATAAGCTGGCCGATACCGGGCCCTATGCCCTGGTGCGCCATCCCATGTACGGCACGGTACTGTGGAGCGGTACGGCGGTGGTGGCCTTTGCCTTCCATTCCTGGCTAGTTCTTCCAGGGGTAGTGCCGCTGCACCTCTGCTGGATCTGGCTGGTTCAGCACGAAGAGCAAGAGCTCATCCGCAGGTTCGGGGCTGCGTACATACAGTATGCCCAAGAGACCGGCCAGTTCTTGCCCCGGCTGACCAGCCTCAAGAAAGTAGCGCAAGGAACCGACGACCTAGAAAGTTGA